From a region of the Rouxiella sp. S1S-2 genome:
- a CDS encoding thioesterase family protein, with amino-acid sequence MFVKKYNVDEKHIDFQGVVDGLYYPFYMEWARHAFMKEALGLDLEEEFNQGRIHMVLEYSMKFRKSLLKGDMMEVTCKVMKNEKKNRANFVQQILVDGVVYSEATFIAACLVNGRPIVPEAVLAAMEE; translated from the coding sequence ATGTTTGTAAAAAAATACAATGTAGATGAGAAACATATTGATTTTCAGGGCGTAGTCGATGGCCTTTACTATCCCTTCTATATGGAGTGGGCGCGCCATGCCTTTATGAAAGAGGCGCTGGGACTCGACCTTGAAGAGGAGTTCAATCAGGGTCGTATTCATATGGTGCTTGAATACTCAATGAAATTCCGTAAGAGCCTCCTGAAAGGGGACATGATGGAAGTAACTTGTAAGGTTATGAAAAACGAGAAGAAAAACCGCGCCAACTTTGTTCAGCAAATACTTGTGGACGGCGTTGTCTACTCGGAGGCCACCTTTATTGCCGCTTGCCTGGTTAACGGACGGCCCATTGTTCCAGAGGCGGTTTTGGCCGCAATGGAAGAGTAA